Proteins found in one Thermaerobacter subterraneus DSM 13965 genomic segment:
- the disA gene encoding DNA integrity scanning diadenylate cyclase DisA has product MTADDRKDSLMAALRRLAPGTRLREGLDQILRARTGGLIVVGDGPEVLELCSGGFELDVELTPAHLYELAKMDGAIILSSDGRRIVRANVQLIPDPRVLSFETGIRHRTAERMARQTGALVIAISQRRNVITVYRGDLRYVLRDPALMLAKANQALATLERYRAVFLQALGHLTVLEFEDLVTAGDVAYVLGRAEQVRRIGQEIEGYTVELGTEGRLVRLQLDELLSGLENEYRLVVWDYVAEPGTEREALAALHALSPEELAQRAAVARCLGYAAQEDDESPLTPRGYRILHKVPRLPAAVIENLVRHFQRLPRILAATVDQLDEVEGIGGIRARAIKDGLRRLQDQAFLERRH; this is encoded by the coding sequence ATGACCGCCGACGACCGCAAGGACAGCCTGATGGCCGCCCTGCGCCGCCTGGCGCCCGGCACCCGGTTGCGGGAGGGCCTGGACCAGATCCTGCGGGCCCGCACCGGGGGCCTGATCGTCGTGGGCGACGGCCCGGAGGTGCTGGAGCTGTGCTCCGGGGGCTTCGAGCTCGACGTGGAGCTGACCCCGGCCCACCTCTACGAGCTGGCCAAGATGGACGGGGCCATCATCCTCTCGTCCGACGGGCGGCGTATCGTGCGGGCCAACGTCCAGCTGATCCCCGACCCGCGGGTGCTGTCCTTCGAGACGGGCATCCGCCACCGCACCGCCGAGCGCATGGCCCGGCAGACGGGCGCCCTGGTGATCGCCATCTCCCAGCGCCGCAACGTGATCACCGTCTACCGGGGGGATCTGCGCTACGTGCTGCGCGATCCCGCCCTGATGCTGGCCAAGGCCAACCAGGCCCTGGCCACCCTGGAGCGCTACCGGGCCGTGTTCCTCCAGGCCCTCGGGCACCTGACGGTGCTGGAGTTCGAGGACCTGGTCACCGCCGGCGACGTGGCCTACGTGCTGGGGCGGGCCGAGCAGGTCCGCCGCATCGGCCAGGAGATCGAGGGGTACACCGTCGAGCTGGGCACCGAGGGCCGGCTGGTCCGCCTGCAGCTGGACGAGCTGCTGAGCGGCCTGGAAAACGAGTACCGGCTGGTGGTGTGGGATTACGTGGCCGAGCCCGGCACCGAGCGGGAGGCCCTTGCCGCCCTGCACGCCCTCTCGCCCGAGGAACTGGCCCAGCGGGCGGCGGTGGCGCGCTGCCTCGGCTACGCCGCCCAGGAGGACGACGAATCCCCCCTTACCCCCCGGGGCTACCGCATCCTGCACAAGGTCCCCCGCCTGCCCGCCGCGGTGATCGAGAACCTGGTCCGCCACTTCCAGCGGCTGCCCCGCATCCTGGCCGCCACCGTCGACCAGCTGGACGAAGTAGAGGGCATCGGCGGCATCCGCGCCCGGGCCATCAAGGATGGCCTGCGCCGGCTCCAGGACCAGGCCTTCCTCGAGCGGCGCCACTGA
- a CDS encoding phosphoadenylyl-sulfate reductase, with the protein METLANAQAPRPLALPEEEIASLARSLEEASPQAILGWALDRFPGRLALACSFQAEDVALIDMAAAAGKLGAVTVFYLDTGLHFPETHATCRRVAEYYGIEPVAVRPLLTLEEQARRHGPSLWQRDPDLCCRLRKVEPLQRFLAGFDAWVTGIRREQTPQRAGAPVVEADRRFGLIKVNPLARWTRSQLWDYILRRGVPYNPLHDHGYPSIGCAPCTRPVAPGEDPRAGRWAGFNKTECGLHA; encoded by the coding sequence GTGGAGACCTTGGCCAACGCGCAGGCGCCGCGCCCCCTGGCCCTGCCGGAGGAAGAGATCGCATCCCTGGCCCGCTCCCTGGAAGAGGCGTCTCCCCAGGCCATCCTGGGCTGGGCCCTGGACCGCTTTCCGGGCCGGCTGGCCCTGGCCTGCAGCTTCCAGGCGGAAGACGTGGCCCTGATCGACATGGCGGCCGCCGCCGGCAAGCTGGGGGCCGTGACCGTGTTCTACCTGGACACGGGCCTGCACTTTCCCGAAACCCACGCCACCTGCCGGCGGGTGGCGGAGTACTACGGCATCGAGCCGGTGGCCGTCCGGCCCCTTCTCACCCTGGAAGAACAGGCCCGGCGCCACGGCCCCAGCCTGTGGCAGCGGGACCCGGACCTCTGCTGCCGGTTGCGCAAGGTGGAACCCCTGCAGCGGTTCCTGGCCGGCTTCGACGCGTGGGTCACCGGCATCCGCCGCGAGCAGACGCCCCAGCGGGCCGGCGCTCCGGTGGTGGAGGCCGACCGCCGGTTCGGCCTGATCAAGGTCAACCCCCTGGCCCGGTGGACCCGCAGCCAGCTGTGGGATTACATCCTCCGGCGCGGCGTGCCCTACAACCCCCTGCACGACCACGGCTACCCCAGCATCGGGTGCGCCCCCTGCACCCGCCCCGTGGCGCCGGGGGAGGATCCGCGGGCCGGCCGCTGGGCGGGGTTCAACAAGACGGAGTGCGGCCTGCATGCCTGA
- the sat gene encoding sulfate adenylyltransferase, whose translation MTGWKGTGAGGTARGRAQGAGGPAAAGTGTHEARDAGHAAPQVEAPGSPRAAGPELGVDAGEEGLVPPHGGRLCRRLVDDPALAAERRAAAQAAGLPRLLLSPRERSDLELLATGALSPLEGFMTAEDYHGCVDAMRLASGLPWSLPVVLSVPPDQVEAVRRAPAVLLVDEGGRPCGLMEVRDVFRRDRQREAVLVFGTTDVAHPGVARLAGESDWCAGGPVVVFERQPTWAREWVLEPAETRRLFARRGWRLVAGFQTRNPLHRAHEYLQKCALEMVDGLLLHPLVGETKADDLPRHVVLESYRVAVRAYYPQERVVLAAFPAAMRYAGPREALFHALIRKNYGCSHFIVGRDHAGVGSYYDPYAAHRIFDRFAPEELGVIPLRFEHAFYCRRCGAMATVKTCPHPPADRLHLSGTRVRAMLRAGELPPPEFTRPEVAELLRDALAAQGA comes from the coding sequence ATGACGGGATGGAAAGGAACCGGAGCCGGCGGAACGGCCCGGGGCCGGGCGCAGGGAGCCGGTGGACCGGCCGCGGCAGGAACCGGAACCCATGAAGCGAGGGACGCCGGCCACGCCGCGCCGCAGGTGGAGGCGCCAGGCTCACCCCGGGCCGCCGGGCCGGAGCTGGGAGTGGACGCGGGGGAGGAAGGGCTGGTTCCACCCCACGGCGGGCGCCTCTGCCGGCGCCTGGTGGATGACCCCGCCCTGGCGGCGGAGCGGCGGGCTGCGGCCCAGGCGGCCGGCCTGCCCCGGCTGCTGCTCTCGCCCCGGGAGCGCTCGGACCTGGAGCTTCTGGCCACCGGTGCCCTGAGCCCGCTGGAGGGATTCATGACCGCAGAAGACTATCACGGTTGCGTGGACGCCATGCGGCTGGCCTCGGGCCTGCCGTGGTCGCTGCCCGTGGTGCTGTCCGTCCCGCCGGACCAGGTGGAGGCCGTGCGGCGAGCGCCGGCGGTGCTGCTGGTGGATGAGGGCGGCCGGCCCTGCGGGCTCATGGAGGTCCGGGACGTCTTCCGCCGGGACCGGCAGCGGGAGGCGGTGCTGGTCTTCGGAACCACCGATGTGGCACATCCCGGGGTGGCGCGGCTGGCCGGGGAGAGCGACTGGTGCGCGGGCGGGCCGGTGGTGGTGTTTGAGCGCCAGCCCACCTGGGCCCGGGAGTGGGTGCTGGAGCCGGCGGAGACCCGTCGCCTCTTCGCCCGGCGGGGCTGGCGCCTAGTGGCGGGCTTCCAGACCCGCAACCCCCTCCACCGGGCCCACGAATACCTGCAGAAGTGCGCCCTGGAGATGGTCGACGGGCTGCTGCTGCACCCGCTGGTGGGGGAGACCAAGGCCGACGACCTGCCCCGGCACGTGGTGCTGGAAAGCTACCGGGTGGCCGTCCGGGCCTACTATCCCCAGGAGCGGGTGGTCCTGGCGGCCTTCCCGGCGGCCATGCGCTACGCCGGCCCGCGGGAGGCCCTCTTCCACGCGCTGATCCGCAAGAACTACGGCTGCAGCCACTTCATCGTGGGGCGCGACCACGCCGGGGTGGGCTCCTACTACGACCCCTACGCGGCCCATCGCATCTTCGACCGCTTCGCGCCGGAGGAACTGGGCGTCATCCCCCTGCGCTTCGAGCACGCCTTCTACTGCCGGCGCTGCGGAGCCATGGCCACGGTGAAGACCTGTCCCCACCCGCCCGCCGACCGCCTCCATCTGAGCGGTACCCGGGTGCGGGCCATGCTCCGGGCCGGCGAGCTGCCGCCGCCCGAGTTCACCCGGCCGGAGGTGGCGGAGCTGTTGCGGGATGCCCTGGCGGCCCAGGGCGCTTGA
- a CDS encoding transposase — translation MRERYWAARTRRERTEILNEVQQVCGYHRKYAIRVLRQATPPAPAKRRRKRALRYLEALPVIARVWEALDYPCAERLHPVLLPMAEHLAAHGEVVLTGAVRDALRQISRATLARRLAAMPSPKPRRRLPRPRPGLLQSQIPMATYDWDEARPGALEVDLVEHNGGSTAGQYAYTLSMVDIVTGWSRRRALLGRSQRAVHEAIQDLIAQWPYPVWGLHTDNGAEFVNHHLHRYAEAHHLTFTRSRPYRKNDNAHVEQRNRQLVREIVGYARYDRPEQVEQLNRLYARLDLYANLFLPTRKLKNKVREGARVRKSYDAARPPLDRILERDVLSPEERARWLALRQSLNPLKLHRELDDLIAGLQQPPETTMSAD, via the coding sequence ATGCGAGAACGGTATTGGGCGGCCCGAACCCGCCGGGAACGCACCGAGATCCTGAACGAAGTCCAGCAAGTCTGTGGGTATCACCGCAAGTACGCGATCCGGGTCCTCCGACAGGCTACGCCGCCGGCCCCGGCCAAGCGCCGTCGCAAGCGGGCCCTGCGCTACCTGGAGGCCTTGCCGGTCATCGCGCGGGTCTGGGAAGCGCTGGACTACCCTTGCGCCGAACGGCTTCACCCGGTCCTCTTGCCCATGGCCGAGCACCTGGCCGCCCATGGGGAAGTGGTCCTCACCGGGGCCGTTCGCGACGCCCTTCGGCAGATCAGCCGCGCCACCCTGGCCCGCCGCCTCGCTGCGATGCCCTCGCCCAAGCCGCGCCGTCGGCTTCCTCGTCCGCGACCGGGGCTGCTGCAAAGCCAGATCCCCATGGCCACCTACGACTGGGACGAAGCCCGGCCCGGGGCCTTGGAGGTCGATCTGGTCGAACATAACGGCGGCTCGACCGCCGGCCAGTACGCGTACACCCTCAGCATGGTCGACATCGTGACGGGCTGGAGCCGCCGCCGCGCCTTGCTCGGCCGAAGCCAGCGCGCCGTCCACGAAGCCATCCAGGACCTGATCGCCCAATGGCCCTATCCCGTCTGGGGCCTGCACACCGACAACGGCGCGGAGTTCGTCAACCATCACCTGCACCGGTACGCCGAAGCGCACCACCTGACGTTCACCCGCAGCCGCCCCTATCGCAAGAACGACAACGCCCACGTCGAGCAGCGCAACCGCCAGCTGGTCCGGGAGATCGTCGGCTATGCCCGCTACGACCGCCCCGAGCAGGTCGAACAGCTCAACCGGCTCTACGCCCGCTTGGACCTCTACGCCAACCTGTTCCTCCCAACCCGGAAGCTCAAGAACAAGGTCCGGGAGGGCGCCCGGGTGCGCAAATCCTACGACGCCGCCCGGCCCCCGCTGGATCGCATCCTCGAGCGCGACGTGCTCTCGCCCGAGGAACGGGCGCGCTGGCTGGCCCTTCGCCAGTCTCTCAACCCCCTAAAGCTCCATCGGGAGCTGGACGACCTGATCGCTGGCCTCCAGCAACCCCCGGAAACGACCATGTCCGCCGATTGA
- a CDS encoding CarD family transcriptional regulator: MFQVGDRVVYPMHGAGVIEAIEEREVLGERHRYYILRLPVGDMRLMIPTASAPQSGLRPVIPADQVPAVLEALCEPVPPLDSNWNHRYREHADKLRSGDILEVAVVVRNLSARQKARGLSGGERRLLDQARQILVSELALAGGMGRDEADALVERHLGAAEPAGGA; the protein is encoded by the coding sequence GTGTTCCAGGTGGGGGATCGCGTCGTCTATCCCATGCACGGCGCGGGCGTCATCGAGGCCATCGAGGAACGGGAGGTGCTGGGGGAACGGCACCGGTACTACATCCTGCGGCTGCCCGTGGGGGACATGCGGCTTATGATCCCCACGGCCAGCGCCCCGCAGAGCGGCCTGCGGCCCGTGATCCCGGCGGACCAGGTGCCGGCGGTGCTGGAGGCCCTGTGTGAACCGGTTCCACCCCTGGACTCCAACTGGAACCACCGCTACCGGGAGCATGCCGACAAGCTGCGCAGCGGCGACATCCTGGAGGTGGCCGTGGTCGTCCGCAACCTCAGCGCCCGCCAGAAGGCCCGCGGCCTGTCCGGGGGTGAGCGGCGGCTGCTGGATCAGGCGCGCCAGATCCTGGTCAGCGAGCTGGCCCTGGCCGGCGGCATGGGGCGGGACGAGGCCGACGCCCTGGTGGAACGGCACCTCGGGGCGGCCGAGCCGGCGGGCGGGGCGTAA
- a CDS encoding PIN/TRAM domain-containing protein codes for MRMRSIRLAFAVLGALGGLGLAYYGLLQQESLQILAELPRQWTYGIMVLFLLLGGLGGYAAALRIWQQVVQFTQWVESRLVRTPIQDTLAGVLGLIAGLVIANLLSGPLGLVPVVGPLLPPIFAVLLAYLGAVVAVKRRDDLVHLLAALPRPGRERDRERERDRDRAPSRPAGSYKVLDTSAIIDGRIADVVETGFLEGTLVVPGFVLEELRRIADSADTLRRNRGRRGLEILRRIQQESSVPVEIYEGDVEGDDVDTKLLRLARRLNGKVVTNDYNLNQIAGLQGVPVLNVNELANAVKPVVLPGESMEVQIIREGKEAGQGVGFLDDGTMIVVEGGKRYIGQRIDVEVSTVLQTAAGRMIFARPRVMGRAAP; via the coding sequence GTGCGCATGCGGTCCATCCGGCTGGCCTTCGCCGTCCTGGGTGCCCTGGGCGGCCTGGGGCTGGCCTACTATGGGCTGCTGCAGCAGGAGTCGCTACAGATCCTGGCCGAGCTGCCCCGCCAGTGGACATACGGAATCATGGTTCTTTTTTTGTTGCTGGGCGGCCTCGGCGGGTATGCGGCGGCCCTGCGCATCTGGCAGCAGGTGGTCCAGTTCACCCAGTGGGTCGAATCCCGGCTGGTGCGAACGCCCATCCAGGACACCCTGGCCGGGGTGCTGGGGCTGATCGCGGGCCTGGTCATCGCCAACCTGCTCAGCGGCCCTCTGGGGCTGGTGCCGGTGGTGGGCCCGCTGCTGCCCCCCATCTTCGCGGTGCTGCTGGCCTATCTGGGGGCGGTGGTGGCCGTCAAGCGGCGGGATGACCTGGTTCACCTGCTGGCCGCCCTGCCGCGACCGGGGCGGGAGCGGGACCGGGAGCGGGAGCGGGACCGGGACCGCGCCCCATCCCGGCCGGCCGGTTCGTACAAGGTCCTGGACACCAGCGCCATCATCGACGGCCGCATCGCCGACGTGGTCGAGACGGGGTTCCTCGAGGGAACCCTGGTGGTGCCCGGCTTCGTGCTGGAAGAACTCCGCCGCATCGCCGACTCGGCCGACACCCTGCGGCGCAACCGGGGACGGCGGGGCCTGGAGATCCTGCGCCGCATCCAGCAGGAATCGTCCGTGCCCGTGGAGATCTACGAGGGCGACGTGGAGGGAGACGACGTCGACACCAAGCTGCTGCGGCTGGCCCGGCGGCTCAACGGCAAGGTGGTCACCAACGACTACAACCTGAACCAGATCGCGGGCCTGCAGGGCGTGCCGGTGCTCAACGTCAACGAGCTGGCCAACGCCGTCAAGCCGGTGGTGCTGCCCGGCGAGTCCATGGAGGTCCAGATCATCCGCGAGGGCAAGGAGGCGGGCCAGGGCGTAGGTTTCCTGGATGACGGCACCATGATCGTGGTGGAGGGCGGCAAGCGGTACATCGGCCAGCGCATCGACGTGGAAGTGTCCACGGTGCTGCAGACCGCCGCCGGGCGCATGATCTTCGCACGGCCCCGGGTGATGGGGCGGGCGGCGCCGTGA
- the ispF gene encoding 2-C-methyl-D-erythritol 2,4-cyclodiphosphate synthase → MTRPDEPVTVAGGATALAGGVAAVVPAAGRSTRLGGGLNKVFRDLAGRPVLARSLQALAAAGIGRLVVALRPEERLLWEERVRPWLPPGVAVQLVDGGAEREDSVYAALRCLAEGPRPPAWVLIHDAARPLVTPNLIRAVLAAAGRYGAAVPAVPVGDTIKEVAGHPPGPEPGAGEGEREGAGAALPVDPAGADPAGGSLPEWVASTLPRWRLRAVQTPQGFRLDLIWAAHQEVRRRGWQGFTDDAAILERLGVPVAVVPGDPANLKLTWPVDFAVAAHLVQAQEQAPGPARHPAGGTSRLPASGAEAAAEQPVPDQAGSPSGPWGGGGPGAVLPWRVGFGYDVHRFAPGRPLVLGGVPIPWERGLEGHSDADVVLHAAMDAVLGAAGLPDIGHWFPPGDPRWAGASSASLAARVAGLVRRHGWEPAQLDLTVVAEEPRLGPHVAAMRQAVAAAFGVPVGAVGIKATTNEGVGFIGRREGVAAMAVAVLLRRPDTP, encoded by the coding sequence GTGACCCGTCCGGATGAACCGGTGACGGTGGCCGGTGGGGCCACCGCCCTGGCCGGCGGTGTGGCCGCCGTGGTCCCCGCCGCCGGTCGTTCCACCCGCCTGGGCGGCGGCTTGAACAAGGTGTTCCGGGATCTGGCGGGCCGGCCGGTGCTGGCCCGCTCCCTTCAGGCCCTGGCGGCCGCGGGGATCGGCCGGCTGGTGGTGGCCCTGCGCCCCGAGGAGCGTCTTCTCTGGGAGGAGCGGGTGCGCCCCTGGCTGCCCCCCGGCGTGGCGGTGCAGCTGGTGGACGGCGGCGCAGAGCGGGAGGATTCGGTCTACGCAGCCCTGCGCTGCCTGGCGGAGGGGCCGCGGCCGCCGGCCTGGGTCCTGATCCATGACGCCGCCCGCCCCCTGGTCACCCCGAACCTGATCCGCGCTGTGCTGGCGGCCGCCGGCCGGTACGGGGCGGCAGTACCGGCGGTGCCGGTGGGCGACACCATCAAGGAGGTGGCCGGCCATCCCCCCGGCCCCGAGCCCGGAGCCGGGGAGGGCGAGAGGGAGGGGGCCGGTGCGGCCCTGCCGGTAGACCCGGCGGGCGCGGACCCGGCCGGGGGTTCCCTGCCCGAGTGGGTGGCATCCACCCTGCCCCGCTGGCGCCTGCGGGCTGTGCAGACACCCCAGGGTTTCCGCCTGGACCTGATCTGGGCAGCCCACCAGGAGGTTCGCCGCCGCGGCTGGCAGGGGTTCACCGACGACGCCGCCATCCTGGAGCGGCTGGGGGTGCCGGTGGCGGTGGTGCCGGGGGACCCCGCCAACCTCAAGCTGACCTGGCCCGTGGACTTTGCCGTGGCGGCCCACCTGGTGCAGGCGCAGGAGCAGGCCCCTGGTCCGGCCCGCCACCCCGCGGGGGGCACATCCCGGCTGCCGGCGTCGGGGGCGGAGGCCGCCGCGGAACAGCCCGTGCCGGACCAGGCCGGATCCCCCAGCGGGCCCTGGGGCGGCGGCGGACCTGGGGCGGTCCTGCCCTGGCGGGTCGGCTTCGGCTACGACGTGCACCGGTTCGCGCCGGGCCGCCCGCTGGTGCTGGGAGGTGTGCCGATCCCCTGGGAGCGAGGCCTGGAAGGGCATTCCGATGCCGACGTGGTGCTCCACGCGGCCATGGACGCCGTGCTGGGGGCGGCCGGCCTGCCCGACATCGGCCACTGGTTCCCGCCGGGCGACCCCCGCTGGGCCGGCGCCTCCAGCGCCTCCCTGGCTGCCCGGGTGGCCGGCCTGGTGCGCCGTCACGGCTGGGAGCCGGCGCAGCTGGACCTGACCGTGGTGGCGGAGGAACCCCGGCTGGGGCCCCATGTGGCGGCCATGCGGCAGGCGGTGGCGGCGGCCTTCGGGGTCCCGGTGGGCGCGGTGGGGATCAAGGCCACCACCAATGAAGGGGTGGGTTTCATCGGGCGGCGGGAGGGCGTGGCGGCCATGGCCGTGGCCGTGCTGCTGCGGCGGCCTGACACGCCCTGA
- a CDS encoding septal ring lytic transglycosylase RlpA family protein has protein sequence METARALGRALRGMLLVLAMGAAAGGAWPAAVAPPRSAVAEPVAVAGAAGAWVGNVWEQVQRLDDFAAFLAADTRAQWRGAAGSLREWGQAALPRLDDAVAAARDAVAATATPVQPVWQDLHRQLAGWWPPALPQLNPGGWSVLPEMAAGEAWPTLSPGGNGEGGGPVDDAPGPAGRGGPRPAGESIPALAGEGVEAGAGAGGAVTAGAVTAGALPDPVALIPDAGLRAEVSAQAAADQEADGQSGPGGGGGSSRGDGPGEPGSVAAPQDPSRSQEGAATGKEQDEAPFDRDAGAPAAERGAGPNWIPAVASWYGPGFYGRPTASGEIFTGREMTAAHRTMPFGTVLLVTYPETGRSVRVRINDRGPYVEGRDLDLSEAAAEALGMISAGVARVMYRVLRWGG, from the coding sequence ATGGAGACGGCAAGGGCCCTCGGGCGAGCTCTCCGCGGCATGCTGCTGGTGCTCGCCATGGGGGCAGCCGCCGGTGGTGCCTGGCCGGCGGCCGTCGCACCGCCCCGCTCCGCGGTCGCGGAGCCGGTGGCGGTGGCGGGCGCCGCGGGCGCTTGGGTAGGCAACGTATGGGAACAGGTGCAGCGGCTTGACGACTTCGCGGCCTTTCTGGCGGCCGATACCCGTGCCCAGTGGCGCGGTGCCGCCGGCAGCCTGAGGGAGTGGGGGCAGGCGGCCCTGCCCCGTCTGGACGACGCCGTCGCCGCGGCGCGCGATGCCGTGGCCGCCACGGCGACACCGGTCCAGCCCGTGTGGCAGGACCTACACCGGCAGCTGGCGGGCTGGTGGCCGCCGGCCCTGCCCCAGCTGAACCCCGGCGGGTGGAGCGTGCTGCCGGAGATGGCCGCCGGCGAGGCCTGGCCGACCCTGTCTCCCGGCGGCAACGGGGAGGGGGGCGGTCCAGTGGATGACGCCCCGGGACCGGCCGGGCGTGGCGGGCCACGGCCGGCCGGAGAAAGCATCCCCGCCCTCGCGGGGGAGGGGGTGGAGGCGGGGGCCGGGGCGGGCGGTGCCGTCACCGCCGGTGCCGTCACCGCCGGTGCCCTGCCGGATCCGGTGGCGCTGATCCCCGATGCCGGCCTGCGGGCTGAGGTTTCGGCCCAGGCAGCCGCTGACCAGGAAGCTGATGGCCAGAGCGGGCCGGGGGGCGGGGGCGGTTCCTCCCGAGGGGATGGGCCGGGGGAGCCGGGCTCCGTTGCCGCCCCGCAGGACCCGTCCCGCAGCCAGGAGGGTGCCGCGACAGGCAAGGAGCAGGACGAGGCCCCTTTCGACCGGGACGCGGGCGCCCCTGCAGCGGAGAGGGGCGCTGGGCCGAACTGGATTCCGGCCGTCGCTTCCTGGTACGGGCCCGGTTTTTATGGCCGGCCCACCGCCAGCGGCGAGATCTTCACCGGCCGGGAAATGACCGCGGCCCACCGGACGATGCCCTTCGGCACCGTGCTGCTGGTGACGTACCCCGAAACCGGCCGCAGCGTGCGGGTGCGCATCAACGACCGCGGGCCGTACGTGGAGGGCCGCGACCTGGACCTGTCGGAGGCGGCCGCCGAGGCCCTGGGCATGATCTCCGCCGGTGTGGCCCGGGTGATGTACCGCGTGCTGCGCTGGGGCGGGTGA
- the cysE gene encoding serine O-acetyltransferase gives MLRRLLERLREDIQVVFERDPAARSVWEVVFFYPGLHALWMHRIAHWFYRRRLYFIARGISHFSRWLTGIEIHPGARIGRRCFIDHGLGVVIGETAEIGDDVTIYQGVTLGGTGKERDKRHPTLGNGVLVGVGAKVLGAITIGDNCRIGAGAVVVKPVPPNCTVVGIPGKVVIRDGRRVGVDLNHGELPDPVSEAIQRLQDYVEELEHRLLTLEQERAALEQERAAATREHVNGGPQGAGRPGAAPAALESDERGRRPAGAACGQ, from the coding sequence ATGCTGCGCCGCCTGCTGGAACGCTTGAGGGAAGACATCCAGGTGGTCTTCGAGCGCGACCCCGCCGCCCGCTCCGTCTGGGAGGTGGTCTTCTTCTACCCCGGGCTGCACGCCTTGTGGATGCACCGCATTGCCCACTGGTTCTACCGGCGCCGCCTGTACTTCATTGCCCGGGGAATATCCCACTTCTCCCGGTGGCTGACGGGGATCGAGATCCATCCCGGTGCCCGCATCGGGCGGCGGTGCTTCATCGACCACGGCCTGGGCGTGGTGATCGGGGAGACGGCGGAGATCGGCGACGACGTCACCATCTACCAGGGGGTCACCCTGGGCGGCACGGGGAAGGAGCGGGACAAGCGTCATCCCACCCTGGGCAACGGCGTCCTGGTGGGGGTGGGGGCCAAGGTGCTGGGCGCCATCACCATCGGTGACAACTGCCGGATCGGTGCGGGCGCCGTAGTGGTGAAGCCGGTGCCCCCCAACTGCACGGTGGTGGGGATCCCCGGCAAGGTGGTGATCCGGGACGGCCGCCGCGTGGGGGTCGACCTGAACCACGGCGAGCTGCCCGACCCCGTGTCCGAGGCGATCCAGCGCCTGCAGGATTACGTGGAGGAGTTGGAACATCGCCTGCTGACCCTGGAACAGGAGAGGGCGGCGCTGGAGCAGGAAAGGGCCGCGGCCACCCGCGAGCACGTCAACGGGGGACCGCAGGGCGCCGGGCGACCGGGTGCTGCACCCGCGGCCCTTGAATCGGACGAACGCGGCCGCCGGCCGGCGGGAGCGGCCTGCGGGCAGTAG